From a region of the Salinispira pacifica genome:
- a CDS encoding alpha-amylase family glycosyl hydrolase, whose translation MLMTQPALARHEGLIYHVFPLGQTGAAKSSREAFSTAKNIREFAGWIPHLKDIGVDAVLFGPLTHSGSHGYDTVDLLSIDPRLGTREDVKWLFDRLHEADIAVVLDAVFNHVGREFSAFRDLAQRREDSPYLNWFSDVNFQADSPFGDGFSYGTWDGHASLVKLNVLNPEVQKYLWSALEFWIMDLGIDGLRMDAADVISPEIWPLLRKTADDMYRNRTDAVGRPPFTREGFWIMGEMVFGNYADICAPGMLDSITNYELYKGLHSSHNDGNYFELAWTLKRQFGEQGIYRDLKLYTFADNHDVSRIASILDRPEHIYPLHILLFTVPGLPSLYYGSETGVPGSKGRDDWELRPVLDHSELQIHGSHGDLLYEITRLREIRARTPALRDGEYRELSVDHRLFAFSRVLSPENSHGEAGDECIVAVNSDESTRTLSIPAERLQGSRYRDLLNGGDVVQIFTREDGLRVLELPVHPCWGAVLQRIE comes from the coding sequence ATGTTGATGACACAACCTGCGCTTGCCCGGCATGAAGGGCTGATTTACCATGTATTTCCTCTGGGGCAGACCGGAGCGGCGAAAAGCAGCCGGGAGGCGTTCAGTACTGCCAAAAACATCCGGGAATTTGCTGGCTGGATTCCCCATTTGAAGGATATAGGTGTGGATGCGGTGCTTTTCGGCCCCCTCACCCACTCCGGCAGCCACGGATACGACACGGTGGACCTTCTTTCAATTGATCCCCGTCTGGGCACCCGGGAGGATGTGAAGTGGCTGTTTGACCGTCTTCATGAGGCTGATATTGCAGTGGTTCTTGATGCGGTGTTTAATCATGTGGGAAGGGAATTTTCTGCCTTCCGGGATCTTGCTCAGCGCAGGGAGGATTCCCCCTACCTGAACTGGTTCAGCGATGTGAATTTTCAGGCTGACTCACCGTTCGGCGACGGATTTTCCTACGGGACCTGGGACGGGCATGCCTCTTTGGTTAAACTGAATGTGCTGAATCCCGAGGTTCAGAAATATCTGTGGTCCGCACTGGAGTTCTGGATTATGGACCTGGGTATCGACGGATTGCGGATGGATGCCGCAGATGTAATCTCCCCGGAAATCTGGCCTCTTCTGAGAAAAACCGCAGACGACATGTACAGGAACCGGACGGATGCCGTGGGCAGACCTCCGTTTACCCGGGAAGGATTCTGGATTATGGGTGAAATGGTGTTCGGAAATTATGCCGATATCTGCGCACCGGGAATGCTGGACAGCATCACCAATTATGAACTGTACAAGGGCCTTCACAGCAGCCACAACGATGGAAATTATTTCGAGCTTGCGTGGACGCTGAAGCGGCAGTTCGGCGAACAGGGCATCTACCGGGACCTGAAGCTCTACACCTTTGCCGATAATCACGACGTGAGCCGCATCGCCAGCATCCTGGACCGCCCGGAACATATCTATCCCCTGCATATTCTTCTGTTCACCGTTCCCGGCCTGCCTTCCCTCTACTACGGCAGCGAGACCGGTGTTCCGGGCAGTAAAGGCAGGGACGATTGGGAGCTTCGCCCGGTCCTGGACCACTCGGAGCTTCAGATTCACGGCAGCCACGGGGACCTCCTCTACGAGATCACCCGCCTCCGGGAGATCAGAGCCAGGACCCCGGCTCTCAGAGACGGAGAATACCGGGAACTTTCGGTGGATCACCGGCTGTTTGCCTTTTCCAGAGTACTTTCGCCTGAGAATTCCCATGGTGAAGCGGGCGACGAGTGCATAGTGGCGGTGAACTCCGACGAGAGTACCCGGACGCTTTCCATTCCCGCTGAGAGGCTTCAGGGAAGCCGTTACCGGGATCTTCTCAACGGAGGCGATGTTGTGCAGATCTTCACCCGGGAGGACGGCTTGAGAGTTCTTGAGCTGCCGGTTCACCCTTGCTGGGGTGCGGTCCTTCAGCGGATCGAGTAA
- the fusA gene encoding elongation factor G, with product MSFRTEDIRNIAVAGHGGTGKTTFVENLLFDGGAIDKPETAESGKSVSDFTDEEISHNMSIHTSLSHIFWKDHKINILDTPGSADFVGEVVAAFRTAESAVIMVDAESGVQIETIKLWRRLEARDEPRIVFINKMDKDRADFNRSIEDLEQKFGKQFVPVTIPIGSGSDYKGIIDLIHMKAYLSPGSGKKSKPSDIPAELKEMAQEYHEKMVEAAALGDDDLTEKYLEEMDLTVDDAIKGLTEDLVEGKVVPVFCGSALLNSGIAAVLDFLNIAAPAPTGIDEVRFDLEKKEHHTPISQEGEFSGFCFKTSIDQYAGKLSFIKAVTGCLSPDQEVYNIRERKKERISKIYMSLGKKLEEVDSLCAGDLGIISKIPSAHTNDTFSAEDHELIYKPLQLPQPVHKLAISAGSKKDQDKLGEQLQRAAEEDKTLSLNFDSETKETVFSGMGELHLNLIFEKIKAATKIEVVTKTPRIAYRETITRPAETEFTHKKQTGGHGQYARVNMRFRPLERGEGFVFKNVIRGGSISKGYMPGIEKGLLEAMEEGPLAGYPVVDLEAEVYDGKEHPVDSSEMAFKMAAKGALKEAFEKAAPKLLEPFVELHVFVEDQYMGDVLSDLSSKRGRVHAQNDLGGGIMEIVAEVPQGELMRYSIDLRSITSGTGGFELEFSHYEPVAGKIADNIIAEARALSEEES from the coding sequence ATGAGTTTCAGGACCGAAGACATCAGGAATATCGCGGTCGCTGGCCACGGCGGTACGGGGAAGACAACCTTTGTTGAGAACCTGCTGTTTGACGGCGGCGCAATCGACAAGCCGGAGACAGCGGAGTCGGGAAAATCCGTCAGCGATTTCACCGATGAAGAAATTTCCCACAACATGTCCATTCACACCTCCCTGTCCCATATTTTCTGGAAGGATCATAAGATCAACATTTTGGATACTCCGGGTTCAGCGGATTTTGTGGGTGAGGTGGTAGCTGCCTTCAGAACCGCCGAAAGCGCAGTAATCATGGTGGATGCCGAAAGCGGTGTGCAGATTGAAACCATCAAACTGTGGCGTCGCCTTGAAGCACGGGATGAACCCAGAATTGTTTTTATTAATAAGATGGATAAGGATCGTGCGGATTTTAACCGCAGCATTGAAGATCTGGAACAGAAATTCGGAAAGCAGTTTGTTCCGGTAACCATTCCCATCGGAAGCGGAAGCGACTACAAAGGGATTATCGATCTTATTCACATGAAAGCATATCTCAGCCCCGGAAGCGGAAAGAAGTCCAAGCCCTCGGATATCCCCGCCGAGCTGAAGGAGATGGCCCAGGAATATCATGAAAAAATGGTTGAGGCGGCGGCCCTGGGCGATGATGATCTCACAGAAAAATATCTGGAAGAAATGGACCTTACCGTTGACGATGCCATCAAGGGCTTAACCGAAGACCTGGTGGAAGGAAAAGTTGTTCCGGTTTTCTGCGGCTCGGCACTTCTGAACAGCGGTATAGCGGCTGTTCTGGATTTTCTGAATATTGCAGCTCCCGCACCCACGGGGATAGATGAAGTACGTTTCGACCTTGAGAAGAAGGAGCATCATACCCCCATCTCCCAGGAAGGAGAGTTCAGCGGGTTCTGTTTTAAAACCAGCATCGATCAGTATGCGGGCAAACTCAGCTTTATCAAGGCGGTTACCGGCTGCCTTTCCCCGGACCAGGAAGTGTACAATATCCGGGAACGGAAGAAAGAGCGGATCAGTAAAATTTACATGAGTCTTGGTAAGAAGCTTGAAGAAGTGGACAGCCTCTGCGCCGGCGATTTGGGCATCATTTCCAAAATCCCCAGCGCCCACACCAACGATACATTCAGCGCAGAGGATCATGAACTCATATATAAACCCCTGCAGCTGCCCCAGCCGGTTCACAAGCTTGCCATCAGCGCCGGAAGCAAGAAGGATCAGGATAAGCTGGGCGAACAGCTCCAGCGGGCTGCGGAAGAAGATAAAACGCTTTCCCTGAATTTTGACAGCGAAACCAAAGAAACCGTGTTCTCCGGAATGGGTGAGCTGCATCTGAACCTGATTTTCGAAAAAATCAAGGCGGCCACCAAGATCGAGGTTGTTACCAAGACACCACGGATTGCCTACCGGGAAACCATCACCCGGCCTGCAGAAACAGAATTCACCCACAAGAAGCAGACCGGCGGTCACGGTCAGTATGCCCGGGTGAACATGCGCTTCCGCCCCCTTGAGCGGGGTGAAGGATTTGTTTTTAAAAATGTGATCCGCGGAGGATCCATCAGCAAGGGGTACATGCCGGGTATCGAGAAAGGGCTGCTTGAAGCCATGGAGGAAGGTCCCCTGGCAGGTTATCCCGTTGTGGATCTTGAAGCTGAAGTGTACGACGGAAAAGAGCATCCGGTGGATTCCTCGGAAATGGCCTTCAAAATGGCGGCAAAGGGGGCCTTAAAAGAGGCGTTTGAAAAAGCGGCGCCCAAACTTCTGGAACCCTTCGTGGAACTGCATGTGTTCGTGGAAGATCAGTATATGGGAGATGTACTCAGCGACCTCAGTTCGAAACGCGGTCGGGTTCATGCCCAGAACGATCTGGGCGGCGGTATTATGGAGATTGTTGCCGAAGTGCCCCAGGGTGAACTGATGCGCTATTCCATCGATCTGCGCTCAATCACCAGCGGAACCGGAGGCTTTGAGCTTGAGTTCTCCCACTACGAGCCGGTGGCCGGAAAAATCGCAGATAACATTATTGCGGAAGCCAGGGCCCTCAGCGAAGAAGAATCGTAA
- a CDS encoding citrate synthase — protein MNEAQFLDDHAVLIETPQVIDASEYQKYSVKRGLRNEDGTGVLVGLTEIGDVHGYILDENEKIPVEGRLRYRGINIKDIVDNFQSEGRFGFEEVIYLLLFGRLPSRTQHEDFTKLIGGRRTMPPGYWEDIILRSPSPDIMNKLGMATLGTYSYDDNPEENSIRNVLRQSIELIARFPAMVAYSYQAKRRFYNNESLIIHAQNPGFSTAENFLHMIRPTGEYTPLEAELLDLALVLHAEHGGGNNSAFTVHVVTSAYTDTYSAIAAAVGSLKGSRHGGASNRVREMVNNIKDNVQDWSNRKEVLGYLKKILQGKAHDGSGLIYGMGHAIYTASDPRAVLLKEKAKSLAENVGGRIQEEYGLYELIQELSPKAFAEVKHNEKVISPNVDFYSGFVYSMLGIPEELFTPIFAVSRIAGWCAHRLEELSLGSRIYRPAYKNVLGARPFIPMGERE, from the coding sequence ATGAATGAAGCCCAATTTCTCGATGACCATGCAGTACTCATCGAGACCCCCCAGGTGATTGATGCATCTGAGTATCAAAAGTACAGCGTGAAGAGGGGGCTCCGGAATGAAGACGGAACCGGGGTGCTTGTGGGTCTGACTGAAATCGGTGACGTCCACGGATATATTCTGGATGAAAACGAAAAGATTCCCGTGGAAGGGCGTCTCCGGTACCGGGGTATTAATATCAAGGATATTGTGGACAACTTCCAGAGTGAGGGAAGATTCGGATTCGAGGAAGTGATTTATCTGCTGCTGTTCGGCCGTCTTCCCTCCAGGACACAGCATGAAGATTTTACCAAGCTGATCGGCGGCCGGAGAACCATGCCCCCCGGCTATTGGGAGGACATCATACTCCGCAGCCCCAGTCCGGATATTATGAACAAACTGGGAATGGCAACCCTGGGCACCTACAGCTATGACGATAATCCGGAAGAAAACAGCATCCGAAATGTGCTTCGCCAGAGCATAGAGCTGATCGCCCGTTTTCCCGCCATGGTTGCATACAGCTACCAGGCGAAGCGGCGCTTCTACAACAATGAAAGTCTGATTATCCATGCCCAAAACCCGGGATTTTCCACCGCCGAGAATTTTCTCCACATGATACGTCCCACCGGGGAATACACCCCCCTTGAGGCGGAGCTTCTGGATCTGGCCCTGGTGCTCCACGCTGAGCACGGAGGGGGAAACAACTCAGCGTTCACCGTGCATGTGGTGACTTCTGCCTACACCGATACATATTCTGCCATCGCCGCTGCGGTGGGAAGTCTCAAAGGTTCCCGGCACGGCGGTGCAAGCAACCGTGTGCGGGAGATGGTGAATAACATTAAAGACAATGTTCAGGACTGGTCCAACCGGAAAGAGGTGCTTGGATATCTGAAAAAGATCCTTCAGGGCAAAGCCCACGACGGTTCAGGTCTGATCTACGGAATGGGCCATGCAATTTACACCGCCAGTGACCCGCGGGCGGTGCTGCTGAAAGAGAAGGCGAAAAGCCTTGCGGAAAATGTGGGGGGCAGAATACAGGAGGAGTACGGCCTCTATGAGCTCATCCAGGAACTGAGCCCCAAAGCCTTTGCCGAGGTGAAGCATAACGAAAAGGTGATAAGCCCCAACGTGGACTTCTACAGCGGTTTTGTGTACAGCATGCTGGGAATTCCCGAGGAACTGTTCACCCCCATCTTCGCCGTGAGCCGGATAGCAGGCTGGTGCGCCCACCGCCTGGAAGAGCTTTCCCTGGGAAGCCGAATCTACCGTCCGGCCTACAAAAACGTGCTGGGCGCACGCCCCTTCATTCCCATGGGCGAACGTGAATAA
- the trmB gene encoding tRNA (guanosine(46)-N7)-methyltransferase TrmB: MSSKHQPVYDGGGKRQVRSFVRRKGRMSDKREEEYRRLMPVHGISFRPEETDPAGLFPEPGEVVLEIGFGMGHATLELAAGNPGINYLGIEVHVPGVASVLSKIESMGLNNLKIIEHDAVEVLKYMIPRESFSGVHIFFPDPWPKKRHFKRRLVQTDFLNLLVPRVKMDGYIYMVTDWEDYARWMKEHLGAHPDLENRYDGYADALAWRPSTAFEQKGLDKNHIIRELFYRRKS, encoded by the coding sequence ATGAGTTCAAAACATCAGCCGGTATACGACGGCGGCGGTAAACGCCAGGTGCGCAGCTTTGTCCGAAGAAAAGGCCGGATGAGCGATAAGCGGGAGGAAGAGTACCGCAGGCTCATGCCCGTCCACGGCATTTCTTTCAGACCGGAAGAAACCGATCCCGCCGGGCTGTTTCCCGAACCCGGTGAGGTGGTTCTGGAGATCGGATTCGGTATGGGTCATGCCACTCTTGAACTGGCTGCAGGCAATCCCGGCATCAACTACCTCGGCATCGAGGTGCATGTACCGGGTGTTGCATCGGTGCTTTCAAAGATCGAAAGCATGGGCCTGAACAACCTGAAGATTATCGAACATGATGCGGTGGAAGTGCTGAAATATATGATCCCCCGGGAAAGCTTCTCCGGTGTCCATATTTTCTTTCCCGATCCATGGCCAAAAAAGCGGCATTTCAAGCGCCGTCTTGTTCAGACTGATTTTCTGAATCTGCTGGTGCCCCGGGTGAAGATGGACGGGTACATCTATATGGTGACCGACTGGGAGGATTATGCCCGGTGGATGAAAGAGCATCTGGGGGCCCATCCGGATCTGGAAAACCGGTACGACGGCTATGCTGATGCTCTTGCGTGGCGTCCTTCCACGGCATTTGAACAAAAAGGGCTGGACAAGAATCACATTATCAGGGAGCTGTTTTACCGCCGGAAGTCCTGA
- the ptsP gene encoding phosphoenolpyruvate--protein phosphotransferase produces the protein MKQKTTKTSKSRDDRSFDLLCNMAELTAIFEKKGSIQEFLVDVVEMVSQHMRSHVCSVYLYDSHKDSLILRATKGLNSELIDTLELSIGEGITGISYKEIRPIREGKASQSPFFKAVPGSAEENYEAFLAVPIRRGVNKIGVITLQHKEPNYFTRQDTRALRAIASQLASVLENAEVLMELYQERGLQDAVKLPPVIQGIGAGRGLCIGESFVLRRKAQSFRKMKAPDGSIHIDDPLLTADSNILSGAEKRHSQDDQREAVTEELTRFAMSLSSTKEQLEDIQRSLGDSIAEVADIIFSAHMLMLRDENFSGAMQTQIEEGKSSEEAIQNVVNDYVELFASQSNPRVQEKTQDVLDLGHRLVRNLNYQGHHIRRDFSGQIIVAADIFPSEVVKFAAEKAEGLVMLGGGETAHVALLARSLNLPAIFVKELGILELEDEVPMVIDVEGGKLFVNPRQAALDEFRQLKADELPEPAIRIDIPERSKTTDNISVEIHANVNLVQDVKNAVDQKAEGIGLYRSEFPFLVRNDFPSEEEQTGIYRRVLEPMGKKPVLFRTLDVGGDKLIGYNPEHREANPFLGYRGIRFSLGNEDIFTEQIRAILRAGCGYNVGIMFPMISSVEEYLAARDLVYRSMEDLKKDKMDFCEDPSLGAMIELPAAAEIAGDLAEISDFLSIGTNDLIMYLLAVDRTNERVEQMYKPYHPAVLRVIQRISDSVGDKISSLSVCGEAGSDPALLPYFIGSGIRKFSVDPKRILKLKEGVAGLSAERCEGIAKSMREMKRLDEVHSYIREHIMPGQDTE, from the coding sequence ATGAAACAGAAAACAACTAAAACATCAAAATCCAGAGATGACAGAAGTTTTGATCTTCTCTGCAATATGGCCGAGCTCACGGCAATTTTCGAAAAAAAAGGATCCATACAGGAATTTCTTGTGGATGTGGTGGAGATGGTCTCCCAGCATATGCGAAGCCATGTGTGTTCGGTGTACCTGTATGACAGCCATAAGGACAGTCTGATACTCCGGGCCACCAAGGGGCTGAACAGCGAACTCATCGATACCCTTGAGCTTTCCATCGGTGAAGGCATTACCGGAATATCCTATAAGGAAATCCGGCCCATCCGGGAGGGCAAGGCCAGCCAGAGTCCCTTTTTCAAGGCCGTGCCCGGAAGTGCGGAAGAAAACTATGAAGCCTTTCTCGCCGTACCCATCAGAAGAGGGGTGAACAAGATCGGGGTAATCACCCTCCAGCATAAGGAACCCAACTACTTCACCCGCCAGGATACCCGGGCTCTCAGGGCAATTGCATCCCAGCTGGCCTCGGTGCTGGAAAATGCGGAAGTACTCATGGAACTCTACCAGGAGCGGGGACTGCAGGATGCGGTCAAACTGCCGCCGGTGATTCAGGGAATAGGGGCAGGAAGAGGACTGTGCATTGGTGAAAGTTTTGTCCTGAGACGAAAAGCCCAAAGTTTCCGGAAGATGAAAGCACCCGACGGCAGCATTCATATAGATGACCCTTTGCTTACAGCTGATTCAAATATTTTGTCCGGGGCGGAAAAACGGCACAGCCAGGATGATCAGCGGGAAGCGGTGACTGAAGAACTCACCCGTTTTGCCATGAGCCTCAGCAGCACCAAGGAGCAGCTTGAAGATATCCAGCGAAGTCTGGGGGATTCCATAGCCGAAGTCGCAGATATTATCTTCTCGGCCCATATGCTTATGCTCAGGGATGAGAATTTCTCCGGGGCCATGCAGACCCAGATTGAAGAGGGTAAAAGTTCCGAAGAGGCCATTCAGAATGTGGTGAACGATTATGTTGAACTGTTCGCATCCCAGTCCAATCCCAGAGTTCAGGAAAAAACCCAGGATGTTCTGGATCTTGGACACCGGCTGGTGCGAAATCTGAATTATCAGGGTCATCATATCCGACGGGATTTTTCCGGGCAGATCATCGTGGCAGCGGACATTTTCCCATCGGAGGTGGTGAAATTCGCCGCCGAGAAAGCGGAAGGTCTGGTAATGCTGGGGGGAGGAGAAACAGCACATGTGGCCCTCCTTGCACGAAGCCTGAATCTTCCGGCAATTTTCGTGAAGGAGCTGGGAATTCTCGAGCTTGAGGATGAAGTTCCCATGGTGATCGATGTGGAAGGGGGCAAGCTGTTTGTAAACCCCCGGCAGGCCGCCCTGGATGAGTTCCGCCAGCTGAAGGCCGACGAACTCCCCGAGCCGGCAATCCGTATCGATATTCCCGAACGGAGCAAGACTACCGACAATATTTCGGTGGAGATCCATGCCAATGTGAACCTGGTTCAGGATGTGAAGAATGCGGTGGATCAGAAAGCCGAAGGCATAGGATTGTACCGCAGTGAATTCCCCTTCCTGGTGCGGAATGATTTCCCATCGGAAGAGGAACAGACGGGCATTTACCGCAGAGTGCTTGAACCCATGGGGAAGAAACCGGTTCTCTTCCGCACCCTGGATGTGGGCGGGGATAAGCTGATCGGCTATAATCCCGAACACCGGGAAGCAAACCCCTTCCTGGGTTACCGGGGCATCCGCTTTTCCCTGGGGAATGAAGATATTTTCACCGAACAGATACGCGCCATTCTCCGGGCGGGCTGCGGCTACAATGTGGGAATCATGTTCCCCATGATCAGCAGCGTGGAAGAGTACCTTGCCGCAAGAGATCTGGTGTACCGTTCCATGGAGGATCTGAAAAAAGACAAGATGGATTTCTGTGAAGATCCCAGTCTGGGGGCGATGATCGAACTTCCAGCCGCTGCTGAAATTGCCGGCGACCTGGCGGAGATCAGTGATTTTCTTTCCATCGGAACCAATGACCTGATAATGTATCTGCTGGCGGTTGACCGTACCAATGAACGGGTGGAACAGATGTACAAACCCTATCATCCTGCGGTGCTCCGGGTGATTCAGCGCATCAGCGATTCCGTGGGAGATAAAATCTCCAGCCTGTCGGTGTGCGGCGAGGCGGGCAGTGACCCGGCCCTGCTTCCCTATTTTATCGGTTCGGGAATTCGAAAATTTTCCGTGGACCCGAAGCGGATTCTCAAACTGAAAGAAGGGGTCGCCGGCCTCAGCGCGGAACGCTGTGAAGGAATCGCCAAATCCATGCGGGAGATGAAGCGGCTGGACGAAGTTCATTCCTACATCCGGGAGCACATTATGCCCGGACAGGACACGGAGTAA